The DNA segment CTGTGCGTCGGCCTGCGCACGCGTAAGTCGATGGCGTTCGTACTCAATAGTTCCTGGCTGGAGATCTGCCTCGCTGGCCTGCCGCAGTTCTTCAACCTCCCGGCGCAGCTTTTCGTTCTCAATTTCAGCATCCCTTTCGGCATACCATTTTATGACGGCGGCAGAGTCATAAAGCACCTCATTACCCTTGCCACCGCCTCGCAGAACGGGCATTCCCTGTTCCTGCCAGTTCTGAATGGTACGGATACTCGCACCGAAAATGTCAGCCAGCTGCTTTTTGTTGACTTCCATTGTTCAT comes from the Planococcus sp. MSAK28401 genome and includes:
- a CDS encoding DNA-packaging protein, which translates into the protein MEVNKKQLADIFGASIRTIQNWQEQGMPVLRGGGKGNEVLYDSAAVIKWYAERDAEIENEKLRREVEELRQASEADLQPGTIEYERHRLTRAQADAQELKNARDSAEVVETAFCTFVLSRIAGEIASILDGLPLSVQRRFPELENRHVDFLKRDIIKAMNKAAALDELIPGLLSEYIEQSG